From the Amycolatopsis thermoflava N1165 genome, one window contains:
- a CDS encoding murein transglycosylase: MDTEQIEHDPADVSTEEETAAPPARRRAAPAVLGRLAVVVVVLAAAVGGVWATSAVTRPDRTETTTEIPDLDNAAAQVAPGSAAPVNATVEGTPAAQTQPQQQPQQQQQSGGGDLLSQWAAKVSDVTGIPARALVAYGNAELEMRAAQPKCRLSWATLAGIGRVESNHGQYGGAVLQANGLPSKAIIGVPLDGSPGIKAIGDSDGGRFDGDPVYDRAVGPMQFLPSTWARYGGGYNPQQIDAAALAAAKYLCVGSRDMASANGWWAGILSYNNSVDYGQKVFGLADAYAKAAQVVKVS; encoded by the coding sequence TTGGACACGGAGCAGATCGAGCACGACCCTGCGGACGTGTCCACCGAGGAGGAAACCGCGGCGCCGCCCGCCCGCAGGCGGGCCGCGCCCGCGGTGCTCGGCAGGCTCGCGGTCGTGGTGGTGGTGCTGGCCGCAGCGGTCGGCGGGGTCTGGGCGACCAGTGCGGTCACCCGGCCCGACCGCACCGAGACCACCACCGAGATCCCGGACCTGGACAACGCGGCGGCGCAGGTCGCGCCCGGTTCGGCGGCCCCGGTCAACGCGACCGTCGAGGGCACGCCCGCGGCGCAGACCCAGCCGCAGCAGCAACCCCAGCAGCAACAACAGTCCGGCGGCGGCGACCTGCTCTCCCAGTGGGCGGCCAAGGTCTCCGACGTCACCGGCATCCCGGCCCGCGCGCTCGTCGCCTACGGCAACGCCGAGCTGGAGATGCGGGCCGCGCAGCCGAAGTGCCGGCTGTCCTGGGCCACGCTCGCCGGCATCGGCCGGGTCGAGTCCAACCACGGCCAGTACGGCGGCGCGGTGCTGCAGGCCAACGGGCTGCCCTCGAAGGCGATCATCGGCGTCCCGCTCGACGGCTCGCCCGGCATCAAGGCGATCGGCGACAGCGACGGCGGCCGGTTCGACGGCGACCCGGTGTACGACCGGGCGGTCGGGCCGATGCAGTTCCTGCCCAGCACGTGGGCCCGCTACGGCGGCGGCTACAACCCGCAGCAGATCGACGCCGCCGCGCTCGCCGCCGCTAAGTACCTGTGCGTCGGCAGCCGGGACATGGCCAGCGCGAACGGCTGGTGGGCGGGAATCCTGTCGTACAACAACTCGGTCGACTACGGGCAGAAGGTGTTCGGCCTCGCCGACGCTTACGCCAAGGCCGCCCAGGTCGTCAAGGTCTCCTGA
- a CDS encoding helix-turn-helix transcriptional regulator, translating into MVLVPRLGSGIPLVARADEMRRLRAAFTAAERGEAGAVLVSGDAGVGKTRLLTELSEHASSRGALVLSGRCLDVREGGLPYLPFAEALAPLGLDDDPVVAEAVRVRPALARLLPQGGAMPPSPAGEHLVPDTSGERDVPYRVRPEQDLGQLQLFDAVLGVLTQVAAHRPVVLVLEDLHWADSSSRNLLSFLLNRLRGQRLLVVGSYREEDVHRRHPLRAMLVELVRLPVVTHVELRPFGTAEARAFVEALADGPVTPEIVAWVAERSEGNPFFAEELMAAGVECEDLPAGLAEVLLSRLERLSPEARRVVRTISAAGDSVAHPALAEVTGLDELELDEALREAVHHHVLVIERGAYTFRHALLQEAVYADLLPGERVRMHAAYAERIRRTPQGRGHDAKLAYHSLRSRDLKAALPALLRAAEEAERLGAPGAALRHIEQALEIWDAVPEADRPEGVDELKLLQEASYFAATSGEPERAIAYGRSSVQNLRPGVPAEKAAKVWRRLAEVLLNAEGTLHEALNAINKAWDLVSDGEPSKTRAWVLATRAAILRNAGQYDDSRWNAHTAVADARAVGNTGAEAAALITLGALDDAAGEPEEARARLEEAERKALDSGSLNVALRAVCFLAFSYEDLGEYGPAMDIYRRGIERAEQTGLTWSIYGLEMRARHLTLRYLSGDWPAMASTNAPARGVSSVLAARMTSSWLPFAVARGRVDTAQKYLGELRPHWRAEPLTAIVSGATGAELSMWQGEYEQAIAWVRKVIEFLLSFDEGYLLATVRLGALGVEAAAAWSASARKRGDHGVAEQAVAAGRKLIEHVRYAGANGRPRAQTLGPEARAWLARAEAAASGLEGPADPALWAAAVAAFDYGAVYEQAICRWHHAEALLATQGDAGLAAKELLAAHDVAEDLRAVPLRDAVREVARRARIEIPGVEPQPAPRPTVDPLTDRERAVLERVALGRTNKQVGEELFISEKTVSVHLSRVMAKLGANRRAEAVAIAYDKGLLT; encoded by the coding sequence ATGGTGCTCGTGCCCCGCCTAGGTTCCGGAATCCCACTGGTCGCCCGCGCCGACGAGATGCGACGGCTGCGTGCTGCCTTCACCGCTGCGGAGCGGGGTGAGGCGGGCGCGGTCCTCGTGTCGGGCGACGCCGGGGTGGGCAAGACCCGGTTGCTGACCGAGCTGTCCGAGCACGCCTCCTCCCGCGGCGCGCTCGTGCTCTCCGGGCGGTGCCTGGACGTCCGGGAGGGCGGTCTGCCTTACCTGCCGTTCGCGGAGGCGCTGGCGCCGCTGGGCCTGGACGACGACCCCGTGGTCGCCGAGGCGGTCCGGGTCCGGCCGGCGCTCGCGCGGTTGCTGCCGCAGGGCGGCGCGATGCCGCCGTCGCCGGCGGGCGAGCACCTGGTGCCGGACACGTCCGGCGAGCGGGACGTGCCGTACCGGGTGCGTCCGGAGCAGGACCTCGGGCAGCTGCAGCTGTTCGACGCGGTGCTGGGCGTCCTGACGCAGGTCGCCGCGCACCGGCCGGTCGTGCTTGTCCTGGAGGACCTGCACTGGGCCGACTCGTCCAGCCGGAACCTGCTGTCGTTCCTGCTCAACCGCCTGCGGGGGCAGCGGTTGCTGGTGGTCGGCAGCTACCGGGAGGAGGACGTGCACCGGCGGCACCCGCTCCGCGCGATGCTGGTGGAGCTGGTCCGCCTGCCGGTGGTCACGCACGTCGAGCTGCGGCCGTTCGGCACGGCGGAAGCAAGGGCGTTCGTCGAGGCGCTGGCCGACGGGCCGGTGACGCCGGAGATCGTCGCCTGGGTCGCCGAGCGGTCGGAGGGCAATCCGTTCTTCGCCGAGGAGCTGATGGCCGCCGGTGTCGAGTGTGAAGACCTGCCCGCGGGGCTGGCGGAGGTGCTGCTGTCCCGGCTGGAGCGGCTCTCGCCGGAGGCGCGGCGGGTGGTCCGGACGATCTCGGCGGCGGGCGATTCGGTGGCGCACCCGGCGCTGGCGGAGGTCACCGGGCTGGACGAGCTGGAGCTGGACGAGGCGCTGCGCGAGGCGGTGCACCACCACGTGCTGGTCATCGAGCGGGGCGCCTACACGTTCCGGCACGCGCTGCTGCAGGAAGCGGTGTACGCGGACCTCCTGCCGGGGGAACGGGTCCGCATGCACGCCGCCTACGCCGAGCGGATCCGGCGCACGCCGCAGGGCCGCGGCCACGACGCGAAGCTGGCCTACCACAGCCTGCGCAGCCGGGACCTGAAGGCGGCGCTGCCCGCGTTGCTCCGCGCGGCGGAGGAGGCCGAGCGGCTGGGGGCGCCGGGCGCGGCGTTGCGGCACATCGAGCAGGCGCTGGAGATCTGGGACGCGGTGCCGGAGGCCGACCGTCCCGAGGGCGTCGACGAGCTGAAGCTGTTGCAGGAGGCGTCCTACTTCGCGGCCACCTCGGGTGAGCCGGAGCGGGCGATCGCCTACGGCCGGTCCTCGGTGCAGAACCTGAGGCCCGGCGTGCCCGCGGAGAAGGCGGCGAAGGTGTGGCGGCGGCTCGCCGAGGTGCTGCTCAACGCCGAAGGCACGTTGCACGAGGCCCTCAACGCGATCAACAAGGCGTGGGACTTGGTCTCCGACGGCGAGCCGAGCAAGACGCGGGCGTGGGTGCTGGCCACCCGGGCCGCGATCCTGCGCAACGCGGGGCAGTACGACGACTCGCGCTGGAACGCGCACACGGCGGTCGCGGACGCGCGGGCCGTCGGCAACACCGGCGCGGAGGCCGCCGCGCTCATCACGCTGGGCGCGCTGGACGACGCCGCGGGCGAGCCGGAGGAGGCCAGGGCCCGTCTCGAGGAGGCGGAGCGGAAGGCACTGGACTCGGGGTCGCTCAACGTGGCGTTGCGGGCGGTCTGCTTCCTGGCGTTCAGCTACGAGGACCTGGGCGAGTACGGCCCGGCGATGGACATCTACCGGCGCGGCATCGAGCGGGCCGAGCAGACCGGGCTGACGTGGAGCATCTACGGGCTGGAGATGCGCGCGCGGCACCTGACGCTGCGGTACCTCAGCGGTGACTGGCCGGCGATGGCGAGCACGAACGCGCCCGCTCGGGGCGTGTCGAGTGTGCTGGCGGCGCGGATGACGTCGTCGTGGCTGCCGTTCGCGGTCGCGCGGGGCCGGGTGGACACGGCGCAGAAGTACCTGGGGGAGTTGCGGCCGCACTGGCGGGCGGAGCCGTTGACGGCGATCGTGAGCGGCGCGACGGGCGCTGAACTGTCGATGTGGCAGGGCGAGTACGAGCAGGCGATCGCGTGGGTGCGGAAGGTCATCGAGTTCCTGCTGTCGTTCGACGAGGGTTACCTGCTCGCCACCGTCCGCCTCGGCGCACTGGGGGTCGAGGCGGCCGCCGCGTGGTCGGCGAGCGCGCGGAAGCGCGGTGACCACGGCGTGGCCGAGCAGGCAGTCGCGGCGGGCCGGAAGCTGATCGAGCACGTCCGCTACGCGGGCGCGAACGGCAGGCCGCGGGCGCAGACGCTCGGCCCGGAGGCGCGGGCATGGCTGGCGCGGGCCGAGGCCGCCGCGAGCGGCCTGGAGGGCCCCGCGGACCCGGCGCTGTGGGCGGCGGCCGTCGCCGCGTTCGACTACGGCGCGGTTTACGAGCAGGCGATCTGCCGGTGGCACCACGCCGAAGCGCTGCTGGCGACTCAGGGCGACGCGGGTCTGGCCGCGAAGGAGTTGCTGGCCGCGCACGACGTCGCCGAGGACCTGAGGGCAGTACCCCTCCGCGACGCGGTCCGCGAGGTCGCCCGGCGAGCCCGCATCGAAATCCCGGGCGTGGAGCCACAACCAGCCCCACGCCCCACCGTCGACCCCCTGACGGATCGGGAACGTGCCGTGCTGGAACGAGTGGCATTGGGCCGGACGAACAAACAGGTCGGCGAAGAATTGTTCATCAGCGAAAAAACGGTGAGCGTCCACCTGTCACGAGTGATGGCCAAACTGGGCGCCAACCGAAGAGCCGAAGCAGTAGCCATCGCCTACGACAAAGGCCTACTAACCTGA
- a CDS encoding helix-turn-helix domain-containing protein, whose translation MSRGQGPTIRRRRLASELRRLREAADLTIDEVAEKLECSASKISRIETGHVGVTPRDARDMLELYGMTGDEREALVQLAREARKPGWWQAYKEVFTGTFVGLEADASSLRAFQALLVPGLLQTEPYARAVIRAMRPDADESDIQRRVAARTARQQLLTDPNPPEYWAVIDEAVLHRVVGGPEVMAHQAERLLTVAQLPHVTIQVVPFGAGAHPGMEGPFLILGFPEQADPDVVYVDSTSGGFFLELPPDVRRYILMFDHLRATALKPDDSVEVIAAAAERFSG comes from the coding sequence ATGAGTCGCGGTCAGGGTCCTACGATTCGCCGTCGCAGGCTGGCGAGCGAGCTGCGCCGGCTGCGCGAGGCCGCCGACCTCACGATCGACGAGGTCGCCGAGAAGCTGGAGTGCTCCGCGTCGAAGATCAGCCGCATCGAGACCGGCCACGTCGGTGTCACCCCGCGCGACGCCCGCGACATGCTCGAGCTGTACGGCATGACCGGCGACGAGCGGGAAGCGCTCGTCCAGCTCGCCCGCGAGGCCCGCAAACCGGGCTGGTGGCAGGCCTACAAGGAGGTCTTCACCGGCACTTTCGTCGGGCTGGAGGCCGACGCCAGCTCGCTGCGGGCGTTCCAGGCGCTGCTCGTGCCCGGCCTGCTGCAGACCGAGCCGTACGCGCGTGCCGTCATCCGCGCGATGCGCCCGGACGCCGACGAGTCCGACATTCAGCGCCGGGTCGCCGCGCGCACCGCCCGCCAGCAGCTGTTGACCGACCCGAACCCGCCGGAGTATTGGGCCGTCATCGACGAGGCGGTCCTGCACCGCGTGGTCGGCGGGCCGGAGGTGATGGCGCACCAGGCCGAACGGCTGCTGACCGTCGCGCAGCTGCCGCACGTCACCATCCAGGTCGTTCCCTTCGGCGCGGGCGCCCACCCGGGCATGGAAGGCCCGTTCCTGATCCTCGGATTCCCGGAGCAGGCCGACCCCGATGTGGTGTACGTGGACAGCACTTCGGGTGGTTTTTTCCTCGAGCTGCCCCCCGATGTGCGCCGCTATATCCTCATGTTCGATCATTTGCGTGCGACGGCTCTGAAACCGGACGACTCGGTCGAGGTGATCGCCGCGGCCGCCGAACGTTTTTCCGGATAA
- a CDS encoding DUF397 domain-containing protein, producing the protein MSHVEPSAPVWRKSSHSGGGNDCVEVAMIAGGVGVRDSKNPAAGELHVTTESWRGLLRAVGALDRA; encoded by the coding sequence ATGTCCCATGTGGAGCCGTCCGCCCCGGTGTGGCGCAAGAGCAGCCACAGCGGCGGCGGGAACGACTGCGTCGAGGTCGCGATGATCGCCGGGGGAGTCGGCGTGCGTGATTCCAAGAACCCGGCCGCGGGTGAGCTGCACGTGACCACCGAGAGCTGGCGCGGGCTGCTCCGCGCCGTGGGCGCGCTCGACCGCGCCTGA
- a CDS encoding CaiB/BaiF CoA transferase family protein: MAGPLAGLKVVELAGLAPAPFAGTLLADLGADVVRVDRAKPGADVLGVPNDPLTRGRRTIGVDTKSPEGVEVVLRLAERADVFIEGFRPGVAERMGLGPEQVQGRNPRIVYGRVTGWGQDGPLASAAGHDINYLSVAGALEPIGRAGERPVPPLNLVGDFAGGGMLLAFGILAALHERTSSGRGQVVDAAMVDGAALLMTQLFGMRSAGMWPNERGGNVLDGGAPFYDTYETADGKYVAVGAIEMRFWGDLVRVLELDPAELPVHLDWNQWPRLREILASAIGKFTRDELVARAEGTDACLTPVLSPWEAAAHPHNAARGTFVEIGGVVQPAPAPRFDRTPPATPEAPHETGADTADVLTELGYDTERVAALRAAGVIAS, from the coding sequence ATGGCGGGACCACTCGCCGGGCTGAAGGTCGTCGAGCTGGCCGGGCTCGCCCCGGCGCCGTTCGCGGGCACGCTGCTGGCCGATCTCGGCGCCGACGTGGTGCGGGTCGACCGGGCCAAGCCGGGGGCGGACGTCCTCGGCGTGCCCAACGACCCGCTCACCCGCGGCCGCCGGACCATCGGCGTGGACACCAAGAGCCCCGAGGGCGTCGAGGTCGTGCTGCGGCTCGCCGAGCGGGCCGACGTGTTCATCGAGGGGTTCCGCCCCGGCGTTGCCGAGCGCATGGGGCTGGGCCCGGAACAGGTGCAGGGGCGCAACCCGCGGATCGTCTACGGCCGGGTGACCGGCTGGGGCCAGGACGGGCCGCTCGCGTCCGCGGCCGGGCACGACATCAACTACCTCAGCGTCGCGGGCGCGCTCGAACCCATCGGGCGCGCCGGGGAACGGCCGGTGCCGCCGCTCAACCTCGTGGGCGACTTCGCCGGTGGCGGGATGCTGCTGGCGTTCGGCATCCTCGCCGCGCTGCACGAGCGGACCTCATCCGGTCGCGGGCAGGTGGTCGACGCGGCGATGGTCGACGGCGCGGCGCTGCTGATGACGCAGCTATTCGGGATGCGTTCGGCCGGGATGTGGCCGAACGAGCGGGGCGGCAACGTCCTCGACGGCGGCGCCCCTTTCTACGACACCTACGAGACCGCGGACGGCAAGTATGTCGCGGTCGGGGCGATCGAGATGCGGTTCTGGGGCGACCTGGTGCGGGTGCTCGAGCTGGACCCGGCGGAGCTGCCGGTGCACCTGGACTGGAACCAGTGGCCGCGGCTGCGGGAGATCCTGGCGTCGGCGATCGGCAAGTTCACGCGGGACGAGCTGGTGGCGCGGGCGGAAGGCACGGACGCGTGCCTGACGCCGGTGCTGAGCCCGTGGGAGGCGGCGGCGCACCCGCACAACGCGGCACGCGGGACGTTCGTGGAGATCGGCGGCGTGGTCCAGCCCGCTCCGGCGCCGCGGTTCGACCGCACGCCGCCCGCGACGCCCGAGGCGCCCCACGAGACAGGGGCGGACACCGCGGATGTCCTGACCGAACTCGGGTATGACACCGAGCGTGTCGCGGCGCTGCGGGCGGCGGGGGTGATCGCCTCCTGA
- a CDS encoding TetR/AcrR family transcriptional regulator: MTARGHRTQAERREQTRTALLDATIECLVELGYARTSMQEICSRAGVSKGAAQHHFADKADLMAAAVAHLTSRRTAALAESFTDLPSGEEAIPAAIDLLWAGYSGTLATAATELWIAARTDPALRAAIRPVDRALGRETLTLIRNFAPDLPRERLETLFWLTVNFTRGLALDAELGGAPARRKQLLEEWKRLAVSAYRGG; encoded by the coding sequence GTGACCGCGCGGGGGCACCGCACGCAGGCCGAGCGCCGGGAGCAGACCCGGACGGCCCTGCTCGACGCGACCATCGAATGCCTGGTGGAGCTCGGCTACGCCCGCACGTCGATGCAGGAGATCTGCTCACGGGCGGGGGTGTCGAAGGGGGCGGCGCAGCACCACTTCGCGGACAAGGCCGACCTGATGGCGGCCGCTGTGGCGCATCTCACTAGCCGGCGAACAGCGGCGCTGGCGGAATCGTTCACGGACCTGCCGAGCGGCGAGGAGGCCATTCCCGCGGCGATCGACCTGCTGTGGGCCGGCTATTCCGGCACGCTCGCCACTGCCGCGACCGAACTGTGGATCGCGGCGCGCACCGACCCGGCCCTGCGGGCGGCGATCCGGCCGGTCGACCGGGCCCTGGGCCGCGAAACCCTGACGCTGATCCGGAACTTCGCCCCGGACCTGCCCCGCGAGCGCCTGGAGACGCTGTTCTGGCTGACGGTGAACTTCACCCGCGGACTGGCGCTGGACGCGGAACTGGGCGGCGCGCCCGCGCGGCGGAAGCAACTGCTGGAGGAGTGGAAGCGGCTCGCGGTGAGCGCCTACCGGGGCGGCTGA
- a CDS encoding succinic semialdehyde dehydrogenase, translating to MTSTAANTGEASTGPNTVGGIPGAPTAARAAQLARRAEGGQDSAPVEITAPFTGLPTATLPQATDADVRAVFAAARSSQRAWAARPVAERQRVLKRLGELILGRQEEILNLVQLEAGKARIDAFDEVSATALVAGYYGKHSAKILGARRAAGVIPVATKAGEVRHPKGVIGVISPWNYPLALTAMDVLPALAAGNAVVQKPDNQTALSALWLHELAEEAGLPAGVWRIVLGRGSSIGDAIVEESDYLCFTGSTPTGKALAEKVAKRLTGYSLELGGKNPMIVLPDADVAKAAAGAVTACFSSAGQLCVSVERIYVHENIRDEFTKAFVAKTKALKLGAELGFGADMGSLTSAAQLAAVSAHVEDARAKGATVLTGGRARPDLGPLFYEPTVLTDVTEDVALFREETFGPVVAIYGYTDLDEAIERANDTEYGLNASVWSGSAAAGWAVATRLKAGTVNVNEGYAATFGSVGLPMGGMKDSGFGRRNGAEGLLKYTEAQSIAVQRGIRLRPPRVVPGKVWARGMTIGLRLLDKLPRR from the coding sequence ATGACCAGCACCGCCGCGAACACGGGTGAGGCTTCCACGGGACCGAACACCGTCGGCGGGATCCCCGGCGCGCCCACCGCGGCACGCGCCGCGCAGCTCGCGCGGCGTGCCGAGGGCGGTCAGGATTCCGCTCCGGTGGAGATCACCGCGCCGTTCACCGGGCTGCCGACCGCGACGCTCCCGCAGGCCACCGACGCCGACGTGCGTGCGGTGTTCGCCGCGGCGCGCTCTTCGCAGCGGGCGTGGGCAGCGCGTCCGGTGGCCGAGCGGCAACGGGTGCTTAAGCGGCTCGGGGAACTCATCCTTGGCCGTCAGGAGGAGATCCTGAACCTGGTGCAGCTGGAGGCGGGCAAGGCGCGGATCGACGCGTTCGACGAGGTCAGCGCGACGGCCCTGGTCGCGGGCTACTACGGCAAGCACAGCGCGAAGATCCTCGGCGCCCGCCGCGCCGCCGGGGTCATCCCGGTCGCGACGAAGGCGGGCGAGGTACGGCACCCCAAGGGTGTCATCGGGGTCATCTCGCCGTGGAACTACCCCCTCGCCCTGACCGCGATGGACGTGCTGCCCGCGCTCGCCGCGGGCAACGCGGTGGTGCAGAAGCCGGACAACCAGACCGCGTTGTCGGCGTTGTGGCTGCACGAGCTGGCCGAGGAGGCCGGGCTGCCCGCGGGCGTGTGGCGGATCGTGCTGGGCCGGGGTTCGAGCATCGGCGACGCGATCGTCGAGGAGTCCGACTACCTGTGCTTCACCGGTTCGACACCGACCGGGAAGGCGCTGGCGGAGAAGGTCGCGAAGCGGCTCACCGGCTATTCGCTGGAGCTGGGCGGCAAGAACCCGATGATCGTGTTGCCGGACGCCGACGTGGCGAAGGCGGCGGCCGGTGCCGTGACGGCGTGCTTTTCCTCCGCCGGGCAGTTGTGCGTGTCGGTCGAGCGGATCTACGTGCACGAGAACATCCGGGACGAGTTCACGAAGGCGTTCGTGGCGAAGACGAAGGCGCTGAAGCTGGGCGCCGAACTCGGGTTCGGTGCGGACATGGGCTCGTTGACGAGCGCCGCCCAACTGGCCGCGGTGAGCGCCCACGTGGAAGACGCGCGGGCCAAGGGGGCGACTGTGCTCACGGGCGGCCGGGCCCGCCCCGACCTGGGCCCGTTGTTTTATGAGCCGACTGTGCTCACGGACGTGACCGAGGACGTGGCGCTGTTCCGGGAAGAGACGTTCGGCCCGGTGGTGGCGATCTACGGCTACACGGACCTGGATGAGGCCATCGAGCGCGCGAACGACACCGAATACGGCCTGAACGCGAGCGTGTGGTCCGGCAGCGCGGCCGCGGGCTGGGCGGTGGCCACCCGGTTGAAGGCCGGAACGGTCAACGTGAACGAGGGCTACGCGGCGACCTTCGGCAGCGTCGGCCTGCCCATGGGCGGCATGAAGGACAGCGGCTTCGGAAGGCGGAACGGCGCCGAAGGGCTGCTGAAGTACACGGAGGCGCAGTCGATCGCCGTGCAGAGGGGCATTCGGCTTCGGCCGCCTCGCGTGGTGCCGGGGAAGGTCTGGGCGCGGGGCATGACGATCGGGCTCCGCCTGCTGGACAAACTACCGCGCCGGTAG
- the tesB gene encoding acyl-CoA thioesterase II, giving the protein MTELARDAAAGLDVQEGAGGQAVLDNLVALLDLERIEEDIFRGVSPPHSPVRVFGGQVAGQALVAAGRTVPPERRVHSLHAYFIRGGDPRVPIVYEVDRIRDGRSFTTRRVVAVQHGKAIFALSASFQKSEPGLEHADAMPEVPDPETLPTYAERLAEFPQALPDVRKRPRPIDIRYVNDPPWVTRQTGERPGRNQVWMRADGVLPDDQLLHVCVLTYASDMTLLDSPLARHGVYWDLDRVLGASLDHALWFHRPFRADEWVLYDTESPSASGGRGLATGRFFSRDGRLLATVVQEGLLRVLPPDGQNARQD; this is encoded by the coding sequence ATGACTGAGCTGGCTCGGGACGCCGCGGCGGGACTGGACGTCCAGGAAGGCGCCGGCGGGCAGGCCGTTCTCGACAACCTCGTCGCGCTGCTCGACCTGGAGCGCATCGAGGAGGACATCTTCCGCGGGGTCAGCCCGCCGCACTCGCCGGTGCGGGTGTTCGGCGGGCAGGTCGCCGGGCAGGCGCTGGTCGCCGCCGGCCGAACCGTGCCGCCGGAGCGGCGGGTGCACTCGCTGCACGCGTACTTCATCCGCGGCGGCGACCCGCGGGTGCCGATCGTGTACGAGGTCGACCGCATCCGCGACGGCCGGTCGTTCACCACCCGCCGCGTGGTGGCGGTCCAGCACGGCAAGGCGATCTTCGCGTTGTCCGCGTCGTTCCAGAAGTCGGAGCCGGGGCTGGAGCACGCGGACGCGATGCCGGAGGTGCCGGACCCGGAGACGCTGCCGACGTACGCCGAGCGGCTCGCCGAGTTCCCGCAGGCGCTGCCGGACGTGCGCAAACGCCCGCGCCCGATCGACATCCGGTACGTCAACGACCCGCCGTGGGTGACCCGGCAGACCGGCGAACGACCGGGCCGCAACCAGGTGTGGATGCGCGCGGACGGCGTGCTGCCGGACGACCAGCTGCTGCACGTGTGCGTCCTGACCTACGCGTCGGACATGACACTGCTCGACTCGCCGCTGGCCCGGCACGGCGTGTACTGGGACCTGGACCGCGTGCTGGGCGCGAGCCTGGACCACGCGCTGTGGTTCCACCGCCCCTTCCGCGCCGACGAGTGGGTCCTGTACGACACGGAGTCGCCGTCGGCGTCCGGCGGTCGCGGGCTCGCCACCGGCCGCTTCTTCAGCCGGGACGGGAGACTGCTGGCGACGGTGGTGCAGGAGGGGCTGCTGAGGGTGCTGCCCCCGGACGGCCAGAACGCGCGGCAGGACTGA
- a CDS encoding acyl-CoA dehydrogenase family protein yields the protein MPLPAPKSSWAQDLGEFRELARAFCQKELVPHQERWTQQKSVDRELWTKAGEVGLLAISIPEEYGGGGGTFAHEAVLYEEQARSGDGSWGVSVHNGIVAHYLLHYATEEKKKEWLPKLASGEWVGAIGMTEPGTGSDLQGIKTRAVREGDEYVINGAKTFISNGGMADLVVLACKTDPDAGAAGVSLIVVETNREGFRRGRVLDKVGLKGQDTAELFFDDVRVPAANLLGEEGQGFIQMMQQLPQERLIIAVTAVAGMEAAIDLTIEYTKGRTAFGRPVYNFQNSKFKLADAATEAAVARAFLDQCIEGHLKGELDVQGAAMVKLWTTERANKVVDDCVQLHGGYGYMTEYPIARAWTDLRISRIFGGTSEIMREVISRTL from the coding sequence ATGCCGTTGCCCGCGCCGAAGAGTTCCTGGGCACAGGACCTGGGCGAGTTCCGCGAGCTGGCCCGCGCGTTCTGCCAGAAGGAGCTCGTGCCGCACCAGGAGCGGTGGACCCAGCAGAAGTCCGTCGACCGCGAGCTGTGGACGAAGGCGGGCGAGGTCGGGCTGCTCGCCATCTCGATCCCCGAGGAGTACGGCGGCGGTGGCGGCACCTTCGCGCACGAAGCCGTGCTGTACGAGGAGCAGGCCCGCAGCGGCGACGGCTCCTGGGGCGTGTCCGTGCACAACGGGATCGTGGCCCACTACCTGCTCCACTACGCCACCGAGGAGAAGAAGAAGGAGTGGCTGCCCAAGCTCGCCAGCGGCGAGTGGGTCGGCGCGATCGGCATGACCGAGCCGGGCACCGGCTCCGACCTGCAGGGCATCAAGACCCGCGCGGTGCGCGAGGGCGACGAGTACGTCATCAACGGCGCCAAGACCTTCATCAGCAACGGCGGCATGGCCGACCTGGTCGTGCTGGCCTGCAAGACCGACCCGGACGCCGGCGCGGCCGGGGTGTCGCTGATCGTCGTCGAGACGAACCGCGAGGGCTTCCGCCGTGGCCGCGTGCTCGACAAGGTCGGCCTCAAGGGCCAGGACACGGCCGAGCTGTTCTTCGACGACGTGCGGGTGCCCGCGGCGAACCTGCTCGGCGAGGAGGGCCAGGGCTTCATCCAGATGATGCAGCAGCTCCCGCAGGAGCGGCTGATCATCGCGGTCACCGCGGTGGCAGGCATGGAGGCCGCGATCGACCTCACCATCGAGTACACGAAGGGCCGCACCGCGTTCGGCCGCCCGGTCTACAACTTCCAGAACAGCAAGTTCAAGCTCGCCGACGCGGCCACCGAGGCGGCCGTGGCCCGCGCCTTCCTGGACCAGTGCATCGAGGGGCACCTCAAGGGTGAGTTGGACGTGCAGGGCGCGGCCATGGTCAAGCTGTGGACCACCGAGCGGGCCAACAAGGTCGTCGACGACTGCGTCCAGCTGCACGGCGGGTACGGCTACATGACCGAGTACCCGATCGCGCGCGCCTGGACGGATCTGCGCATCTCCCGCATCTTCGGCGGGACCAGCGAGATCATGCGCGAAGTCATCTCGCGGACGCTCTGA